A region of Vitis riparia cultivar Riparia Gloire de Montpellier isolate 1030 chromosome 1, EGFV_Vit.rip_1.0, whole genome shotgun sequence DNA encodes the following proteins:
- the LOC117918933 gene encoding probable RNA-dependent RNA polymerase 1, with product MSKTIQVYGFPSIVSADEIKEFLEKYTGEGTIEALQIKQPKSGASMTHAKVQFTSFEHAEFIITLCKKKLWYEGNYLMAREMDLDIIPKPKAFLHSMDQITLHFGCQMSDEQFCVLWKAINVSVKFGFGLRKFYFFLSHGSEEYKLELSYENIWQIQLREPRGQNTKFLLIQLLGAPQIYEKDVPVLSYYFKEVPDDQWVREIDFTPSCFIGQSFALCLELPYDSQLPNFRENFAYYKENDGNFILESGSSYSHNLHLVPILGPPQGSSLPFKILFKINTLVQNGCLSGPTLDTSFFRLVDPERINISFIEHALEKLYHFKECCYEPVRWLSEQYRTYVKKSVAGSPAISLDTGLVYVRRVQITPCKVYFCGPEVNVSNRVLRNYPEDIDNFLRVSFLDENLEKIHSTVISPRMSNEGRRTGVYRRILSILQNGIVIGDKKFDFLAFSSSQLRDNSAWMFASRPGLTAADIRSWMGDFSEIRNVAKYAARLGQSFSSSKETLKVAKHEIENMPDIEIRKGGTTYVFSDGIGKISAELAHRVAIKCGCKSSTPSAFQIRYGGYKGVVAVDPTSSRKLSLRKSMFKYESDNTNLDVLAWSKYQPSFLNRQLITLLSTLGVEDHVFEKKQREAVDQLDAILKDSVAAQEALELMSPGENTNVLKEMLMCGYKPDAEPFLSMMLQTFRAAKLLELRTKTRIFVPNGRSMMGCLDETRTLEYGEVFVQISGTGGRQSFGDSFGDSLMFHGSGSHHDNFILEGKIVVAKNPCLHPGDVRVLWAVNVPTLRHMVDCVVFPQKGKRPHPNECSGSDLDGDIYFVCWDRDLIPPQQTNPMDYTPAPTKVLDHDVMIEEVEEYFTNYIVNDSLGIIANAHTVFADKEYNKAYCDPCTELAKLFSIAVDFPKTGVPAEIPRNLRVKEYPDFMDKADKPTYESQSVIGKLFREVKDIAPHNCNIRSFTRDVARQSYDPDMEVVGFEDYVSDAFYYKSEYDYKLGNLMDYYGIKTESEILSGSIMKMSKSFDRRKDAEAIGLAVKSLRKEARTWFNKMGSETDSEADDVYAKASAWYHVTYHPNYWGCYNEGMDRDHFLSFPWCVYDKLIHTKRKKMSGRSLHLSSLERRLSQGLCLG from the exons ATGAGTAAGACAATTCAGGTGTATGGATTCCCTTCTATTGTGTCTGCAGATGAAATTAAGGAATTTCTGGAGAAATATACTGGTGAAGGAACTATTGAGGCCTTACAGATTAAGCAGCCTAAAAGTGGAGCATCAATGACGCATGCTAAAGTCCAGTTTACATCCTTTGAACATGCAGAGTTTATTATCAcgttatgtaaaaaaaaattatggtatgAGGGCAATTATTTGATGGCTCGAGAAATGGATCTTGATATTATTCCAAAGCCAAAGGCCTTTTTGCATAGTATGGATCAGATAACATTACATTTTGGCTGTCAGATGTCAGATGAACAATTTTGTGTGCTTTGGAAAGCAATAAATGTTTCTGTCAAATTTGGGTTTGGATTgagaaaattttacttttttctttctcatggCTCTGAGGAGTACAAGCTTGAGCTTTCCTATGAGAACATTTGGCAAATTCAACTACGGGAGCCACGTGGtcaaaatacaaaatttctCCTTATTCAG TTACTTGGTGCTCCACAGATTTATGAGAAAGATGTACCTGTCCTCAGCTATTATTTTAAGGAAGTTCCTGATGACCAGTGGGTGAGGGAAATTGATTTTACTCCATCATGCTTTATTGGGCAATCTTTTGCGTTATGTTTGGAGCTTCCATATGACAGTCAACTACCAAATTTTCGTGAAAATTTTGcttattataaagaaaatgatggcAACTTCATTTTGGAGAGTGGCTCAAGTTATTCTCACAATTTGCATCTAGTTCCCATCTTGGGTCCACCTCAAGGATCTAGCTTGccatttaaaatattgtttaagATTAATACTTTGGTTCAGAATGGGTGTTTATCAGGGCCTACTCTTGATACCAGTTTTTTCCGGTTGGTTGATCCAGAGagaataaatatttcttttatagaGCATGCCCTTGAGAAACTGTATCATTTCAAAGAGTGCTGTTATGAGCCTGTAAGGTGGCTTAGTGAGCAGTACAGAACCTACGTGAAGAAGTCAGTTGCTGGATCTCCTGCTATTTCCTTGGATACTGGATTGGTGTATGTCCGGAGGGTTCAGATTACCCCATGTAAAGTATACTTTTGTGGCCCAGAGGTTAATGTCTCCAATCGGGTTTTACGCAATTATCCTGAAGATATTGATAACTTTCTCCGTGTTTCTTTTCTAGATGAGAACTTGGAGAAAATTCATTCAACAGTTATATCTCCTCGTATGTCAAATGAAGGAAGGCGAACTGGAGTATACAGAAGGATACtatcaattcttcaaaatgGCATAGTTATTGGTGATAAAAAGTTCGATTTTCTTGCCTTTTCTTCAAGTCAGTTGCGGGATAATTCTGCCTGGATGTTTGCTTCAAGACCTGGGCTTACTGCTGCGGACATCAGAAGCTGGATGGGTGATTTTTCTGAGATAAGAAATGTAGCAAAATATGCTGCCAGACTGGGTCAGTCTTTCAGCTCGTCCAAGGAAACATTGAAAGTTGCTAagcatgaaattgaaaatatgcCTGACATTGAAATCCGTAAGGGTGGAACAACATATGTCTTCTCCGATGGAATTGGGAAAATATCTGCTGAATTGGCTCACAGAGTGGCCATAAAATGTGGTTGTAAAAGTTCTACTCCATCCGCTTTCCAGATTCGATATGGTGGGTACAAGGGTGTAGTTGCTGTTGATCCAACATCATCTAGGAAATTATCATTGAGAAAGAGCATGTTCAAGTATGAATCAGATAACACAAACCTAGATGTTTTAGCATGGAGCAAATATCAGCCTTCTTTTCTCAATCGTCAATTGATCACCCTTTTATCTACTCTCGGAGTTGAGGATCATGTTTTTGaaaagaagcaaagagaagccgTGGATCAACTGGACGCCATCTTAAAAGATTCAGTAGCGGCACAGGAGGCACTGGAGTTGATGTCTCCAGGAGAGAACACTAATGTTCTCAAAGAAATGCTCATGTGTGGTTATAAGCCAGATGCTGAACCATTTCTTTCAATGATGCTGCAAACTTTCCGGGCCGCAAAGTTGCTGGAACTGCGCACTAAAACAAGAATATTTGTTCCAAATGGAAGGTCTATGATGGGGTGTCTAGATGAAACTAGAACCTTGGAATATGGTGAAGTGTTTGTACAAATTTCTGGCACTGGAGGAAGGCAATCCTTTGGTGATTCCTTTGGTGATTCCCTCATGTTCCATGGAAGTGGATCACACcatgataattttattcttgAGGGAAAGATTGTTGTTGCTAAAAATCCTTGTCTACACCCTGGTGATGTGCGGGTCCTGTGGGCTGTTAATGTGCCTACTTTGCGTCATATGGTGGATTGTGTTGTTTTTCCACAAAAAGGAAAGAG ACCTCACCCAAACGAATGTTCGGGGAGTGATTTGGATGGAGATATCTACTTTGTTTGTTGGGATCGTGATCTAATTCCACCTCAACAAACCAATCCCATGGATTATACCCCAGCTCCAACAAAGGTCTTGGATCATGATGTCATGATTGAG GAAGTTGAGGAGTATTTCACCAACTACATAGTGAATGACAGCTTAGGAATCATTGCAAATGCCCACACTGTCTTTGCAGATAAGGAGTACAACAAAGCATATTGTGATCCTTGCACAGAGCTCGCaaagttattttcaattgctGTTGACTTCCCAAAAACTGGTGTGCCTGCTGAAATACCACGTAATCTACGTGTGAAGGAATATCCAGATTTCATGGATAAGGCTGACAAACCAACCTATGAATCACAATCTGTGATTGGAAAGCTTTTTCGAGAAGTGAAAGACATTGCACCACACAACTGTAATATAAGATCCTTCACCAGGGATGTGGCAAGGCAGTCTTATGACCCTGACATGGAAGTGGTTGGTTTTGAAGACTATGTCAGTGATGCTTTCTATTACAAAAGTGAGTATGATTATAAGTTGGGGAACCTGATGGATTATTATGGGATTAAAACAGAGAGTGAAATACTCAGTGGGAGTATCATGAAAATGTCAAAATCTTTTGATAGGAGGAAGGATGCAGAAGCCATTGGTTTGGCTGTAAAGTCCTTGAGAAAGGAAGCTAGGACATGGTTCAACAAGATGGGAAGTGAGACAGATTCTGAAGCTGATGATGTATATGCGAAAGCATCTGCTTGGTACCATGTTACTTATCATCCTAATTATTGGGGTTGTTACAATGAGGGAATGGATCGAGATCATTTCCTCAGTTTTCCATGGTGTGTTTATGACAAACTGATCCACACcaagaggaagaaaatgagTGGTAGGTCTCTACATCTGTCATCGCTGGAACGAAGACTCAGCCAAGGGTTGTGTTTGGGTTGA